TCCCCGAGCCAATAATGGTGAATTCCAAGCTGACTTCTTGGGATAAGGAAAAAATTCATGAAGTGGTTGCTAAGCTATTTCTCAGCAGCTAGGCCAACCTTTCTGAATATTAGGACCTTTAGAGGATCGATGCCTAATGTGAATGCTGCCGAATAGATAAGGGAAAAGAGGGAGGCTGTCAGTGGAATTGGCTTGACGATCAACCCGAGGGTTCCAAGGGCAAGAAAGGCAGCTATGACCCCTATGATGGAAATTGATAGTTCCCTTCCCGGCCTTGTTCTCCAGAACCACCTTCTCTCCCTCACAATTAGGACTCTGAATTGGCTGGTGAAGACCATTACCAGCAAAATGAATGTCTGCATCTCATGCTGACCGAAGGCAAATAGCCTAAGTCCCAGGTATATGGCTATGAGAGCTTCAAAGAGAAGAGCTATTCCAATTATTGAGGAAGATATCATTAGATTTCTTATGCTCCATTTGTTTGGACTGAGTGAGGGTTCTGCATTGTCTGTAGCCAATGACATTGTGGCAAAATCATTGGCAAAAATCAGGAGGGCCATTCCCATTAGAGTAAGGACATCGTAGCGCAGCCACATCAGGCCAAGTACCAGCAGTAATGTAAACTGAATTACCTTTGCAACCTTGTTCAATATCCATGTGAGCGCTCTCTGATATACTTCCCTGCTCTGAATTATAGCATCCACTATTCCCTTGAGTCCAGGAGTCAGAAGAACTATGCCTGCTGAAGCCTTAGCAACATCTGTGGCATTGCTCACCGCTATTCCAAGCTCGGCCTGCCTGAGGGCAGGAGCATCGTTTACTCCATCTCCCGTCATTCCTACCATGTGCCCTCTATTCTGAAGCCCCTTCACAATTGAATATTTATCTTCTGGATAGACCTCTGCAATGAAGTCCACCATCTCTATTGTTTGAGCAAATTTCTCCTGATCGTAGGACTTTATTTGCGATAGGGATGCTCCCTTGTCCCCTATTCCTACTTTCGCTGAGACCTCCTTCGCTATGAGGAAGCTGTCACCCGTCAGCATCTTGGGCTTTATGTATATTTCCTTGAGCTTTCTTATCAGTTCTGCTGAGTCTGGCCTTGGGGGGTCTGAAAGTCCTATTGCTCCTACTATCTTCATTTCTCCTCCTTCTTCTCCATATGAAACTAGAAGAGTCCTCAGACCCCTTGTAGCAAGATCCTCAATAATTTTTTCCAAATTTTGAGATGCCTCCTTGCATAGATTCTTTATTATCTGGGGTGCACCTTTTGAGACGCGGATTCTCTTCCCATCAAGTTCCACTATTCCCTCAGATCTCTTGAGGGAAGGATCGAAAGGAGTAAAAGATAGCTGTTTTCCCCTTGGCACAATCCCTAGCTCCTTGGCCTTCCTTGCTATTGCAGCATCTATTGGATCTCCAGTTTCTGTACTGCTTGCATATAGGGCAAGCTCCAGGAGCTCCTTCTTATCAATGGAACCCAGGGGGATCAGCTCTGTTACTTCTATGGATCCCATTGTAATTGTACCAGTTTTATCTAGGCAAAGCACATCCACCGAGGCCGCATCCTCAACTGCATCAAGCTTAGCAACGAGAACGCCCTTCTGTGCCAGCTCTCTTGCTCCTGCTGCCTGCATAATTGTCAGAACTGCGGGGAGAGCTACTGGGACACAGCCCATTAGGATAGTTACATCGAATGCTATTATTGAGATAAGTTCGTTCTTTAGTCCTGTAAGATAAGTGAATATGCTGGCTACTATCATAACTGCAATGCCCAAATACATTGAATATTTAGTTATTGAGAGCATTATCTCCTGCTGATGTGACTTTGGTCTCGCTATTCTGACGAGTTCAACGGTCTTTCCAAAATAGGTGTTCTTTCCAGTATTAACAACTAAGCACTTTGCCTTTCCTCTCCTCACAACAGAACCTGAAAATATGACGTCTCCGGAAGAGAGATCCACCGGAAGGCTTTCCCCTGTTAGAATGGATTGGTCCACTGAAATGCTTCCTTCAAGGATTTTGCAGTCCGCTGGAACTACGTCTCCAAGCTCTACTATTACTATGTCTCCTGGAACGAGAAATTTTGCCTCAATATTTTTCAGTCTTCCCGATCTTATAACTTTGGCCCTCAGTGCTAGCTTTGACTTCAGTGTTTCAAGGACCTTCTTGCTCGAGTGCTGATGTGCAAAGCCAACAATGGAATTTATTACGAGTAGAGCTGCTATTATGACAGCTTCAATCGTATGCCCTATTATAAGAGAAAGGGCTATGGCAATTTCAAGCAACCATGGCATTGGACCCCAGAATCTCCTGAGAAATTCGAGCATTGGATTTTCCTTCTTTTCCTCAACAGCATTGAGCCCATAGTGCTTCAATCTTTCCTCGGCCTCTGAATCGCTGAGACCTTCAGCATTTGTGCTCAAAAGCTTCATGGCATCTTCAGCAGAGATTTTCTCGAAGTCCTTTGTAGAAGTTTGCTTGGTGCTGCTCATTGTACAATCACTTCACAGCTTCCTCGCACATTATAGCGTAGCAAATTTAGCTATAAAAAGCATTTTTCGCTCTTAATAATTTTATGAGATTGTAGCATCTTTTAAAATGTCGCACTAAGCTTTCCACTGGAGAGATTGCTTCCAGAGGTCGTAGGATCACTTTTTTGCTTCGAGAATAAAGACCGCTCCCCCTAGCATGTAGTAGCACTTTGCCTTTCCAAATATTTTTTGAAAAAGAAATTTGATTGCTGGAGTGCTCATGAATCTTGTATATGTTCTTCTGAGCTCAATGTATCTGGTTATCCCTCTCCACCCCATCAGCACAGCTCCAGCTATGGCAGGAAGAAAGAGCATGTAAGGCCCTTCCAATATTTTGGAATAGATCCTTTTCCTCAGAGGCTTGCCAAGGTCGAGTATTAGGACAGCTGCTCCCTCTCTCGCCACTCTCCAAGCCTCTTTAGCTGCTCTGAAGTAGTTGATGGCATCCCTGAACGAAAATGAGAACGTTATGGTGGAAATGCTTCCATCCCTGAACGGAAGGGCTTCGAAGACTCCCCTAACAAGCTCTATCCCCTGCCTGTTGCCGTGCCTTCTTAAGGCTTCTTCAAGCATGCTCGTGAGGGGATCCAGGCCAATGATGTAGGATTCTTCTCCGAGGGATTCCAACAGAGCTTTTATTGAGCTTCCAGGACCACAACCAGCATCCAGAACAGGAAATTTAGTCCTCGTTGAGAGCTTTCTCACATTAATCTTGAATATTTCCCTAACATAGACAACGCTGCCAATGCTCATTATCAAGTTTGCTAAATCATAGATTTGAGGAATATCGCTTAGAACCTTTACTATTCTCGACCAGTAGCTGAGAGATACTTGCTTATCGCTGGGAGATGAGGCCAAATTTACTTCCTCATTATGTATTTTGTTTCAAGGCCACTGTCCTGCAGCTCGATGCCCATTTCTCCCAGAGAGCTCCTAATTCTATCAGAAAGCTCGTACAGCCCTCTCTCTCTCAAGCTTCTTCTAACGGCTATTAAGAGCTCAATCATTTGCTTCAGCCTCTCATCTTCCCTAGCGAGAGATGCTTCTTCTGGTACAAAGTCGAAGACCAGATTGGCCTCATGAAGGAAGCTGAATAGCTGTGCTGCTATTGCTGGATTCCAGCTTCTCTTCAATATTGAAAAGTAAATATCGGTTGCCCTCCTCGCGCTTTTTAATGCAGCGGCCGTGTTGAAGTCGTCGCTCATTGCCTCATGAAATTCCCTGTGAAGGTATTCTATCTCCCTTATGACCTTTATCTCATCGTCTTCCAATCGGAAATTCTGGGAGAAATCCCTGAGTGAGGCTCTCAATTCTCTATATGCTGTTGCCAGCCTCTGCTGGTTTGCCTCGTGTTGCTGAAGCGATTCCTCGTTGAATTCAAGTTGGCTCCTGTAGTGAGAGCTGAGGACCCAGATTCTTATAACTTCGGGGCTCCAGCGCTTTAGAACTTCATCTATGTATATCATGTTTCCCAGGCTCTTGCTCATCTTCTCCCCCCTTATGGTGAGCATGCCAGCATGCATCCAATATCTAACCCACGGTCTAATTCCAAACAGAGCCTCAGACTGCGCCCTTTCGTTTTCATGATGGGGAAAGATTAGATCCCCTCCTCCTGCATGTATGTCTATGGGGACCCCAAGATACCTAGAAGACATAACACTGCACTCTATGTGCCATCCAGGCCTCCCTTCCCCCCAGGGGCTGCTCCAATGGGGCTCTCCCTCCTTCATTCTCTTCCAGAGAGCAAAGTCGAATGGATTTCTCTTTTCCCTGAGCGTCTCTTCCTCCTGTCTCCAGCTCTCCATGCTCCTCCTACCTGATAGCTCTCCGTAGTATGGGTATTTACTCACATCGAAATATACGCTCCCATTTGATTCATATGCGTAACCAAGCTCAATGAGTTTCTGAATTGCGGAGATAATCTCCTCTATATGATGGGTTACCCTGGGAGAAAGAGTGGGATATATTTTCAGCTTGCTGAGAGCTTCAAGATATGCTTTTATGTTCTCCTCCGCAACTTCTTCCCATTTCTTCCCAGTCTCCTGTGCTTTTTTTATTATCTTATCATCTATGTCGGTTATGTTCTGTATATGGACTACGTGATATCCCCTGAGCATGAGGTACCTCTTGACGGCATCGAAAGCTATATATGTCCTAGCATGCCCGAGGTGAGATCTGTCGTATACTGTTGGACCGCAGACATACATTCTCACTATTCCAGGCACAGCTGTCTGGAATGACTCGGTTCTTCTAGATGCTGTGTTGTATACTCTCAGCTCTGGCAGACTGCTCATCTTACTGACCTCAGCAAAAATATTGGAAAGAGGATTATTATCGTTTCATCTTGATTGCTATGAGCGCTCCAAATATAATTGTGATTAGGGCAGCTATGGGGAGAGGCACAGATATAGGGATGCTGACGCTGCAGGAAGAAACCGAAGGATCATCCAATGTGAGGATCTGTTCGCGACTCATGAATGAAATGCTCTCATTTGTTGAGCTTCCACAGGTAAGTGTTGAAAGTGTTAGCACGTTGGGCAATCCAAGCAAGGATGTTTGTATAGCTGCTCTAGCCCTAAAGACCCCCCTCCCCTCGATGGGATTGTTTAGAGTAGCATTTGAAAGCACATTGCCCTGAGAGGTTGAGATATAGAGAAGCTGAAATGATAGAGAATATGCATAAATTCCACTATTTCCATGAACTGTGGATGCGAGAGATGAAAGGTTCAAGGAAGTTCCCTCAGGAAGCCAAGCTGTGTAGTTTCCGTTGAGAAGCTGTATATTAACGAGAAACTCCCTTTCATATTTGAGAAGCACATCGACTGGAGAGTTAACAGTGAAGTTTAAGTCCAGGGCTGTTCCATTTGGCAAGAAAGCTCCAACTAGAACGAGCCTCGTATTATTATTAAAAGCTATTATCTTGCTTGAAAGCAAGTTGAGGTTTTCTCCTGGCTCTATCCATACATCGCTCTCATTGAACGGGCTAATGATTTTCACCAAGTATTCTGTAACATATATAGCCTCAAGCCTTCCAGGAGAGCTAAGGCTGAAGGTCTGCGGATTGATATAGGTTCCGTTGAACTTGAGGGAAGAAAGCACCAGAGAAGTTCTGTTTCCAAGATCTATCCTTTCTGGTATAAGCGAGAGGAAATCCCTTCCCTCTCTTATCCATATATTCTTTTCTCCATTATAGGTGAGAAGATCCACAAGATATTCTTTTCCATAAACTAATGTCAGGTTAATTGGGCCGGAAATTGAATAGCTGCTGAAGTCTATTTTATTGCTATCTATGAAAGCTGAAATAAGAACCATTCTCTCGCTCTGCGATAGATATATTGTTGTGTTTATTAGATTCATCAGAGGGGTTCCATCGATTGCCCAAATCGAGCTGTTTCCTAATGGGGAACTTACTCTCACCAGGTATTCTCTAGTATAATTGATGAAGACGACAGTTCCCATGGGGACCGTGCTTCCGTTTACCTCCCTCCCGTCCACATAGGCTCTTGGTAGGATTAGCCTTGTTCCGTTGCCCAAATCGATCTCCTTAAGATATTGAGATATGTCGTTGCTTTCCTGCATGAAAACTCCATAGGGAGTCACTACTATTACGGAGCTCGACCAGAGCTGGTAAGCTTCTGCATTTCCAGGAAGCACAGCTGCTGAGTGGGGGAAAATAGCTATGGAGTTTGCTCTAGCTCTCTCATAGGTAGCAGTTCCAATGCTCCAGGCCGCTAGAGGAGGGATCCAACTTCCAGAAAGATTGTAGTACAGAGAGAGCTCAATGCTTCCTCCACTGAGAACAGCTATTGGCTCTTCCGCTGAATATCCAGCAAATACGAGTTCCAGATCCAGAGGAGTGCCGTACGAAGTCTTTATAGAAGGATCAATGTAGATTTCTGCTCTATTGGCAGGAGCATAGGGCTCTATGAGCACAGAGTCGTAGACTTTTCCATCCAGAATGAAGTTCACAATAATGCTAGAACCTTTAAGAGCAGTGGAAATTGTTAAATCATGGGTTCCAAATGCTATGGTGCCTTCCTTCCCATAGGCATAGTACTGCTCTCCTCCTCCCCAATACCAATATGTTCCTCCATTTCCAACAATTCTTCCCTGAGAAAATTGGGATGGGGCTGATGTGGCATTCCATATATTGTCGATATATCCTAGCATTGAACCATAGCTGCTTTTCCAATTGAGGCAGTTCTGAAGCCAATATATCTGCCTTTTTCCATCAGCCAGATCGACAACGAGGAATGCATTGAGCTGAATGGAGAAGCCGGGAAAAGCCGCTGTGCCATTTGCATAATAGGAAATGGAAGATGGGGGATTGGTTATGTTCACAATGCCTCGCACCGAATTTGTTCTAATCGAATAGAAGAATGCTTCACCGGAGAGGGAGGTAACGCCATAATCAACCACTCCAACAGGTGCTATGCTTCCAAGCTGAGAGATTGTTGCCTTTATATTGCCATTTATCCAGGCTGCTACAGCAGGAGATCCGCAGAGCTCAACAGAGATGTAGCCGTAGTAATCAGCTGGATAGCTTCCAGGATTGTATATGCCTATCTCCAGAATTGCTGGTGTAGAAATGTTTGCAGTGAAAGTTAGGCTCAGATTGCTTGAAGCGCTACTTCTATATATCTCTTTTCCAGTTATGCTATCCTTGATAACTAGTTCCAATGGTTGCGTCGAAAATATAGATGAGAAGATGGAAATGCCTATGCTTCCGGGAGCAGATATGTTTTCAGAGTAGTAAACTTCATAGTTGGGGGCTATGCTTCCGAGCCTCTCATGCGAATAGGTGAAGTTGAGAGTTTCCATGTAGCATTGAAATGCATGCAGAGTTTCCCCCTGTGCCAGTGCTATTTTCCCCGATAGCAGGAGAAGAGTTACCAGCCACAACAGCGCTCCAGCAGTTAGATACCTGTTCATGATTGGGATCCTCACTTTAGAAAATCAGATCTTCTTCAACAGCTCTCCCAGCTTCCTCGCATATTCTTTTAGATTGAGCTCCTTTACCCTCTCCACAGATGCCCTTGAAAGCCTTCTCCACTCCCCCTCATTGTTCATGAGCCTGAGAACAGCATCTGCTGCCTCATCCCCATCCACATATCCAAGGGCATTTCTCCCATCCTCAGCCAGATCGCTCCATGCACCTCCAGATCTGTGAATCACTGCTGGAATTCCCCTGGCCATTGCCTCTGCAACAGCAATTCCCCAGTGCTCGTTTACTGTTGCATGCATGAATACCCTGGATCTGTCCATGATTTTAAGCTTGAGCTCGCTTGGAGCATTGAGCAAGAGGCATATGCTCTCACTGCATTCTTCCTTTTCAGAGATCTTGATCCCCATGCTCCCAGCTAGCTTCATCAGCCTACTCACATATGCTCTGGAATGGGGGGTGGAGGAGGACCCAATTATGTATAGCCTTATCTCAGGATCCTCCCTGAGGAGCCTCGGCAATACCTCCTCTATGACCCAGTGATACCTCTTCTCCTCGCTGTACCTCCCAATCATGACCACGCTCTTCTCCCTCTCCTCAAAGTCCCTTGGCCTCTCAACTATCTCCATCGATGGCGGGATTGGGGGGTTCAATACAGTGGGCTTCTCCCCATACACCTCCCTCACAATGTTTCCAGTCCAAGAAGAGTTTGTTAGAACGAGATTTGAAGCATCAAATGGATTTATACCTGTGAACTGCGGAAGAATCTTCTTGTATACCCACCAGTACAGATTCATCGGAAACCTACCGTACCTTTCGAGAATGTACGGATCGTTTCCATAGAAATACCCCTTCTTTCTGTAATCCTCGTTAACGGCTGCCTCAAGAGGAAAATGAATGTACTCTATGGTCTCTATTCCCCTCTCTCTGAGCTCTTTCAATGCTCTTCGTGACGTAGCCTCATCGGAAAATACTATCTCTGCATTGAATTTCTCAGCTGCTCTTTTCCCCACATTGCCTACGAAGAGCCTTAAGTAAATTCCAAATGCCTTCAAGTCTATTGGATAGCTATATGTTTCAAAGTCTTCCAGGGAAATGCCGTACCATTGGGGATACTTGCTAACATCTATTTTCATGGGTGAGGCGAGGACGGGATCAAATCCCATAGCTTTCAGAGCGATTGCCGTGGATGAGCATACAAGCTCTCCTCCTCCTGGCTCGTTCCAGTAGTGATGAAGAACTACAGCTTTAGCCATCTCAATCAACTACAGAGAATTATTGAATAACTGCTAAAAACGTTTTTTTACTAAGCAGAATTTCCCTTTTTCTTCTATGAGAACTCCATGCTCATTCCAACGTGGATCTGCTTGAACTTTGTCCCAAAGCTCCTCAAGAGCTCACAGCTGGCTCTCAATCCAGTACAGTGACCTGCGCAAATGGCATCGATATCAAGCTTAGAGAGATGGCTTACTGTTCTGATTATCCTCTCATCCGATGCCTCTGCTAGATGAAGGCCTCCTATGATGAACTTTATTTTCGTCTCACCGGTTAGAGCTCTTGCTTTTTCCAGGATGTTTATTATGCCTGAATGCCCGCACCCGGTAACTATTCCAATGCCACTTCTGAACTTTATGACAAGAGCTATGTCATCGGATATGATGTCGCGCTCCAGCACTCCATCCTTTCCAACAAACATATAGGGCTCCTCTACTTTCTCAAAATCATTCCTTCTCTCGATTTCTCCAGTTGTCAGAATGCCTGGGGCTATCTCTACAGGATCTCTGGATAGAATGGGATAGCCTCCCAATCTCTTCAACTCGCCTATTTCTGAAAATGACAAAATTCCAACAGGACGGATGAACGGCTCACTGATGAAGGATGTCTTGAGGGCAAGGGGATGCATTACGATGGGTATTTGCTTTCCTTCAGCTTTTTCGAGCACCTTCAGAAGCCCTCCTGTATGATCCCAGTGTCCATGTGTTATAACAATTGCATCAATGCTCTTTGGATCTATCTCGAGCATTTTCATGTTGAACAAAAGGGCCTCCCCGTTCCATCCAGTATCCACAAGAATCCTTCTCTTCTCCTCCCCCCAAGATGCCTCCAGAAAATATGAAGCGCCGTGCTGAGCGAGAAGTTTCCCTCTGAATCCTACCTGATTGTCCGCCAGGACTCTTATTCTTATTCTATCTACAAATTTATCCTTCATCATTGTCAACTCCCTATTTTTAATATGTAGGGGGTTTCCTATTAATCCGTTGCTTTGCTTCTTTATCTAGTTATTTATTATTTGAAAAATATATGTTAATATATATAATTTAGAACAATTTATAGAAAGATATATAAACTTTCCACTAAATTTGTAGATTAGTGACAAAATTGAGAAATCCATTCGATGAGCTGAACAGAACTGGGCTCACTCGTGGACATTTAAAGCTATTGATAGTCTCAGGATTTGGGTTCTTCACAGATGCATACGACCTGTTTGTAATAGGCGTTGTGCTTTTAATTCTCTCAAGCGATGCCTCTACATCATTTCACCTTGCTGGAAATGAAGTGGGTCTCATAGGTGCCTCTTCCCTAGCATCAGCTATTCTAGGACAGCTGCTATTTGGAAAAATAGCTGATGTCTATGGGAGAAAGAAGGTCTATGGAACAGAACTAGCTATATTGATAGCTGGAGCAATCATGAGTGCTCTTTCATGGAATTTCTCTTCCCTGCTGATTTCCAGGATCATTCTCGGAATAGGAATAGGAGGAGACTATCCAGTGAGTGCCACAATTATGAGCGAATATTCCAATGCGAGGGACAGGGGAAAGCTTGTTGGACTTGTCTTTTCCATGCAGGGGTTGGGCGCTATTTCTGCTGTTCTTGCTGCTTATTTTCTTGCATCGAAATTGCCTGCTGAGATTGCGTGGAGAGCTCTGCTTGGAATTGGAGCAATTCCTCCGAGCTGTGTTGTTTTTCTGAGAAGGAAAATTAGGGAAACTCCGAGATTCTCTCTCTTTGTAGCAGGTAACGAGAAAGAAGCATCAGAGGCCCTGAGAATTGTTTTGGGAGAGAAGGTCAGCAAGCAGATTGAAGGTGTTAGGGGAAGAGGTTCGGCATTTAGCTTCAATGAGTTTCTCAGAGAATATCGAAAGCCATTGATTATAACTTCACTTTCATGGTTTCTCATGGATATAGCATTCTATGGAACTGGAATATATTCTGGTTTCATAGTTTCTCAGATCGTCATGCTGCACTCATTTCAAGGAAGAATTCTAGCAGCGGGGATACCCTATTTCATTGGAGGCTTTGGATACTTCCTTGCAGCTTTTCTAATGGATAAAATGGGTAGGAAGAGGATACAACTGCAGGGATTCTTGGCGATGTCAGTGATATATATCCTAGTAGCGGCTTCTATAGTTGCTGAAGGGAGCAGGATAATAGGATTCTTATTTCCGAGAGAATTAGCGTTTCTGATCTACAGTCTATCGTTTTTCTTCATAAATTTCGGTCCAAACGAGACTACATTCGTTCTCCCATCAGAGCTTTTCCCAACCAAGTTCAGATCCACTGCTCACGGCATTGCATCTGCCTCCGGAAAGGCAGGAGCTGTAATTGGAACTTATCTCATGCCGTTTGCCCTTGAAAGTATTGGAGTGAGAGGAGTTCTGGTGATCCTTTCCATTGTTTCAGTTATCGGAGCCATAATTTCTCTTGGTCTGAAGGAGCCAGCAGGTCTCCCTCTCGAAGTTGTATCTCATGAGATTTGAGAGATCTTCCCCTCACAACACTTCTCGAACCTGCCCACGATGTGGGTATGTAGTGAAGAGACGAGTGAGCAGGGCATTCAAATGCATAAAATGCGGTTTCAAGCTAGATAGGCAGAAGCTGGCATCTCTCACATCTACCTCAAGTACACCAGTATGTTGGGTTTTTCCTGCAGCTGTGAGCCGGAGCTGGATGAAGGGGAGCTATGGGTTGGGGTTACCCTGAATGGGCGGAAACCGATAATGTGAGTACCGATAAAAGGTGCTCCGAGGTCTGTGAAGCCAAGAGTTACATCAGACTGCATCAACTAACATGAAACCCGAACCCCCGAAGGAAATTTACACGATCACTGAAACTATGAGCTGAAGAAAAGGTTATCGATATTTAGTTCAGAACCTTTGATAATTCTGCTAATTTGAAAAATTTATATATAATATATTTAAATTTTTCTTCGGTGATAGTCATGGCAGAGAAAGCTGATAGCGTAGGAAGGGCTCTGGGAAAGCTGATTTTATACATAGTTATTGTTGCAATTTTTCTCGGGATAGTTAATTACTTCTTCAATGTCTTTATACCTCAGATCGGAGAAAGCTATCCAAGCCTAAAAAGCTTAAGTATCCTCAAGGACTATTATCCATATGTAAATGCTATATTGATCCTCATCCTTGGATGGCTAATCATAGTTTCAACGGCAAATGCTTTCTATGCTATGCTGAAACCAAAATACGGGGTTTCAGCAGCAGGAGCGGTCAGAAGTCTTGTGAGGATCCTTGGAATTGCTGCCTTAATAGCTGGGGTTGCTGGAAGTGCTGCAGGAGGAGCTTCTGGCGTGGCCCTAGGTGGGTTCATTGGAATGATAGTCGGATATGCCACACAGCAAGTTCTGGGACAGGCTGTCGCTGGAATCTTTGTGCTAATTTCGAGACCATTCAAGATAGGCGATCTTATCGATGCTGCTGGAGAAAGTGGAGTTGAAGTTACTGAAGTAGCTACCCTTTTCACAATTGCTAGGAGAAAGGATGGCAATGTTGTACTCATACCAAACAATGCTCTGATAGGACAAAAGATAGTTATAAATGCTAGAAAAGAAGGATAAGGAACTCGAAAAATATGCTTCAGTGATTAATTTTTTTAAGGTTTAATCCAATACCCTTTTAGAAGTGTGCGCCGCGGTAGCTCAGCCTGGTTGGAGCGCCGGACTCATACGGAGTATGAAGCAATAGGTCGCTCCTGAGATATCCGGAGGTCCCGGGTTCGAATCCCGGCCGCGGCACTCTTCCTTAAAGCACACTCATCCACTCTGTGTTCTTTTTTTCTCTGCTTCTGAGCTCTTGATTGAGCCAAAAATGAGGGGCTTCTCCTTAAATATTCCATTTGGATTAATTAACAATATAGCTATGATTGAAATACTGAGAAGAAGATAGTCAAGCCAAGCTACATTGAATGCTAGGAAAGATGCCAGCTGCTGCTTATATGTGTAGATCAGTGTTCTTGCTGTAACGAAGACAAATGTTCCAACAACTGGCCCCAAGTTTGTGCCCATTCCTCCCAACATCATCATTACCCAAGGCCAAAATGTCCAGGAAAATCTGTCGAATGCAGTTGCTATGACACCTAGGGTGTAGTAAGCATATAGGCTTCCAGCAAGAGCTGCTGTGGCAGAGCCTATGAAAATTACTGTAGCTCTTTTTGCAGCTATGTCTTTACCCAGGGCACCTGCAGCATCTTCATTTTCTCTTATGGCTTTGAGAGCTCTTCCAAAGGGAGTTGTAAGCATTTTCCAGTATATGAGAAACACGATGATAGCAATGGCGGAGAGCAGAGCCGTGTAGTACAAGTATCTATTTCCACCAAGGGAATAGAAGGGATCTGGCACTTGAACTCCAGAGGTTCCTCCAGCTATTGGCTCATAATTGTAGCCAACAACCCTGATGGTTTCAGCCATCGCCAGGAGAGTGATACCCAGGTAGTCCTCTCTGAGCCTGACTGATGGGATAACGCTCAAAAGACCTATAATCCCTCCTACCAAGCTGGAGAGAGCTACTGTTGAGATGAATAGAAGAGCTGCTGCCCAAGCATTGGAGGATAGCCATGGATTGACTGTGGATACTATAATGTTGTTCTGAGTCACGTAGTTGCTCACTGAAATGGGATTGTTGCCTTGAAGAGCATTGTAGAGAAATACTCCTATCCTTGGAGAGAACCAAGCAGTAAATAGAGCGCCAGAAATTACCGCAAGCATTTTCCCAAAATTTGGAATCCCTGTGAATCCAGCTTCAAGGTTGAGGCTAATTACGACAATGAGATATATTGAGGCCATTGAAATGACTG
The window above is part of the Fervidicoccaceae archaeon genome. Proteins encoded here:
- a CDS encoding thermopsin family protease is translated as MNRYLTAGALLWLVTLLLLSGKIALAQGETLHAFQCYMETLNFTYSHERLGSIAPNYEVYYSENISAPGSIGISIFSSIFSTQPLELVIKDSITGKEIYRSSASSNLSLTFTANISTPAILEIGIYNPGSYPADYYGYISVELCGSPAVAAWINGNIKATISQLGSIAPVGVVDYGVTSLSGEAFFYSIRTNSVRGIVNITNPPSSISYYANGTAAFPGFSIQLNAFLVVDLADGKRQIYWLQNCLNWKSSYGSMLGYIDNIWNATSAPSQFSQGRIVGNGGTYWYWGGGEQYYAYGKEGTIAFGTHDLTISTALKGSSIIVNFILDGKVYDSVLIEPYAPANRAEIYIDPSIKTSYGTPLDLELVFAGYSAEEPIAVLSGGSIELSLYYNLSGSWIPPLAAWSIGTATYERARANSIAIFPHSAAVLPGNAEAYQLWSSSVIVVTPYGVFMQESNDISQYLKEIDLGNGTRLILPRAYVDGREVNGSTVPMGTVVFINYTREYLVRVSSPLGNSSIWAIDGTPLMNLINTTIYLSQSERMVLISAFIDSNKIDFSSYSISGPINLTLVYGKEYLVDLLTYNGEKNIWIREGRDFLSLIPERIDLGNRTSLVLSSLKFNGTYINPQTFSLSSPGRLEAIYVTEYLVKIISPFNESDVWIEPGENLNLLSSKIIAFNNNTRLVLVGAFLPNGTALDLNFTVNSPVDVLLKYEREFLVNIQLLNGNYTAWLPEGTSLNLSSLASTVHGNSGIYAYSLSFQLLYISTSQGNVLSNATLNNPIEGRGVFRARAAIQTSLLGLPNVLTLSTLTCGSSTNESISFMSREQILTLDDPSVSSCSVSIPISVPLPIAALITIIFGALIAIKMKR
- a CDS encoding glycosyltransferase, with product MAKAVVLHHYWNEPGGGELVCSSTAIALKAMGFDPVLASPMKIDVSKYPQWYGISLEDFETYSYPIDLKAFGIYLRLFVGNVGKRAAEKFNAEIVFSDEATSRRALKELRERGIETIEYIHFPLEAAVNEDYRKKGYFYGNDPYILERYGRFPMNLYWWVYKKILPQFTGINPFDASNLVLTNSSWTGNIVREVYGEKPTVLNPPIPPSMEIVERPRDFEEREKSVVMIGRYSEEKRYHWVIEEVLPRLLREDPEIRLYIIGSSSTPHSRAYVSRLMKLAGSMGIKISEKEECSESICLLLNAPSELKLKIMDRSRVFMHATVNEHWGIAVAEAMARGIPAVIHRSGGAWSDLAEDGRNALGYVDGDEAADAVLRLMNNEGEWRRLSRASVERVKELNLKEYARKLGELLKKI
- a CDS encoding MBL fold metallo-hydrolase produces the protein MMKDKFVDRIRIRVLADNQVGFRGKLLAQHGASYFLEASWGEEKRRILVDTGWNGEALLFNMKMLEIDPKSIDAIVITHGHWDHTGGLLKVLEKAEGKQIPIVMHPLALKTSFISEPFIRPVGILSFSEIGELKRLGGYPILSRDPVEIAPGILTTGEIERRNDFEKVEEPYMFVGKDGVLERDIISDDIALVIKFRSGIGIVTGCGHSGIINILEKARALTGETKIKFIIGGLHLAEASDERIIRTVSHLSKLDIDAICAGHCTGLRASCELLRSFGTKFKQIHVGMSMEFS
- a CDS encoding MFS transporter; the encoded protein is MTKLRNPFDELNRTGLTRGHLKLLIVSGFGFFTDAYDLFVIGVVLLILSSDASTSFHLAGNEVGLIGASSLASAILGQLLFGKIADVYGRKKVYGTELAILIAGAIMSALSWNFSSLLISRIILGIGIGGDYPVSATIMSEYSNARDRGKLVGLVFSMQGLGAISAVLAAYFLASKLPAEIAWRALLGIGAIPPSCVVFLRRKIRETPRFSLFVAGNEKEASEALRIVLGEKVSKQIEGVRGRGSAFSFNEFLREYRKPLIITSLSWFLMDIAFYGTGIYSGFIVSQIVMLHSFQGRILAAGIPYFIGGFGYFLAAFLMDKMGRKRIQLQGFLAMSVIYILVAASIVAEGSRIIGFLFPRELAFLIYSLSFFFINFGPNETTFVLPSELFPTKFRSTAHGIASASGKAGAVIGTYLMPFALESIGVRGVLVILSIVSVIGAIISLGLKEPAGLPLEVVSHEI
- a CDS encoding mechanosensitive ion channel yields the protein MAEKADSVGRALGKLILYIVIVAIFLGIVNYFFNVFIPQIGESYPSLKSLSILKDYYPYVNAILILILGWLIIVSTANAFYAMLKPKYGVSAAGAVRSLVRILGIAALIAGVAGSAAGGASGVALGGFIGMIVGYATQQVLGQAVAGIFVLISRPFKIGDLIDAAGESGVEVTEVATLFTIARRKDGNVVLIPNNALIGQKIVINARKEG